The window GTCCGAGCGTCGGCGCGTCGCCGAACCCCGCGCAGACGAGACCCGAGAGTGGGAGGTGTTCGTCCGGGAGACCCCCGAGGAACCGCTCCGCCACGCCGGGAGCGTCACCGCCCCGAACGCCGACGTCGCCCACGAGGCCGCCGACACGCTGTTCGAGCGCACCGCCGACACGATCTGGTGTGCGCCGACGGACGCGGTGGCCCGGTTCACGACCCGCGAGTTGGACAGCGAGTACGCCGAGGAGTCGGTCGGCGAGAACCGAGACGCCGACGCGACGCCGACACACGAGGCGTCGGCGACGGAGCGGCGCGACGGAGCCGACGACGCCGAGGGTGACGAGGAGGGGCCAGCATGATCTCGCTCAGCAAACTGCTCTGTGATCTGGACGCGGAAGGCGACGGTCTCCGGTACGACGCCGGCGACGACGCCGCAGTCGAACAGATACGCGAGAAGAAGCAACAGAAACCGGTCGTCGTCTGGAACCTGACGAAGCGGTGTAACCTCCACTGTCAGCACTGCTACGCCGGCGCGGAGATCGAGAGCGCGCCCGGCGAACTCTCGACGGCCGAGGGGAGACAGCTCCTGGACGAACTCGCCGACTACGGCGCGCCGGTCGTCCTCTTCTCCGGCGGGGAACCGATGGTCCGCGACGACCTGCTCGAACTGATCGCCCACGCCAGCGACGCCGGCATCCGGCCCGTACTCTCGACGAACGGGACGCTCATCACCGCCGAGAACGCCCGCCGGATGAAGGAGGCGGGACTCAAGTACGCCGGCGTCTCGGTCGACGGCCTGCCGGAGCGCAACGACCGATTCCGGGGCCAGGAGGGGGCCTTCGACGCCGCCGTCCGGGGCATCGAACACTGTCTCGACGCCGGCCTGAAGACCGGTCTGCGCTACACCATCACCGAGGCGAACGCCGCCGACATGGAGGGCGTCGTGGACCTCCTGCGTGACGTGGGCGTCGACCGCTTCTGCTTCTACCACCTCGACTACGGCGGGCGCGGCAACGACATCCGCGACGTCGACCTCTCGCCGGCCGACCGCCGCGAGGCGGTCCGCCGCCTCTGCGACCTCACGCGGGAGTACCACGAGGCGGGCGAGGAGATCGAGACCCTGCTCGTCGGCAACTACTGTGACGCCGGCTTCCTCGTGGAGTACGCCCGCGAGGAACTCGGCCCAGCCGCCGCCGACCGCATCTACCGCTACCTCCGTGTGAACGGCGGCGACCCGGCCGGGGAGCGCGTCGCGGACGTCGACTACCAGGGGAACGTCCACGCGACCCAGTTCTGGCAAGGGTACAGCCTCGGCAACGTCCGGGACCGGCCCTTCGGAGCCATCTGGGACGACGAGTCGAACCCGGTGCTCCGGGACCTCCGCCAGCGCGAGGACCTGCTGACGGGCCGGTGTGCAGACTGTCGGTACCGCTCCATCTGTCGCGGTGGCTCGCGACTCCGGGCGCTCGCCACCGAGGGGGACCTCTTCGCCCCCGACCCGCAGTGTTACCTCACGCCCGGAGAGCGCGCCGGCGAGGGGTCGCCGGTGGCCGGTGTCGACGACGGCTCGGTCGGCGCGGACTGACCGCCGCGTCGCCGGTGTGGTACTCGCGCCGACGGCCGTCTGCTCCCGACCGAGCGGCCGCTACAGGGGTTCGGCTCCGGAGAGACTCGCGTCCTGCAGAAATCGCCTTACGCGCTCGGCTTGCCGCCGGCCTTCTTCCGGGTGACGTAGCCGGCGATCCGGTTACGGACCGACTTCGACTCCACGTTGGTCAGCTTCGCGACGCTCTCTTTGTTCGTCTCGAAGTCCGTGTTGAACGCCTGCGGGTAGCGCTCCAACAGGATCGTCCCCAGCTGTTTGACGTACTTGGGTTTGATAGCCATACGACACAGTTCCCCGGTCGGCCACTAAAACGATTCGTTCCGTCACCGGCGGCCGGGAGCCGTGCGATCACGGCACAGAGCCGTCTGCGGTGTCTCCGCGGTCTGCACGGTCCGGGGTACCCCACCGTCACTCCCGACGGGACCGCCAGTCGGACACCGCGTCGACGCGCTCGAACGCCTCGCGTTCTGCCGGCCCGCCGCATCGCTCGACCGTCTCGGCGAAGTAGTCCAAGCGGTCCAGCAGGACCTCGGTGTCGTAGGCGTCCACGTCCAGCCGCGAGACGGCCACGGTCGCGTCGATCACCGCCGCGAACCCGCGGTTGATCGTCCGCACCCCCTGCTGCTCGACCCCCGAGTCGGTCGGCTCCAGTCGCCACTCGGTCCACTCGGTCCCGCCGGACTCCCCGCTATCGACCGCCTCGACCGCGACCTCGACCCAGGCGTCGGCCGACGCGAGGACAGGTTCGGACTCCTCACGGATCGTCAGCGCGGCGTCCACGAAGTCCCGTGGGTCGGTGACGAACTGGACGACACCGCCACCCCGCCGCCGGAAGTTGCGGTACGTTCGCGTCCGGCCCCACGTCGTGGCGGTGACGTACTCGCTCGCGGACTCCGAAGACGAATCGGGCGCGTGCAGACCCAGCGCCGCGAGGTTCCACAGGTCGTTCGGACCGAGCGTGGCGACGACCGACTCGGTGACGCCCCGGAGCGGGGTCGGCCACCCGGTGGGGCTGTCGCCGAGCCACTGCTGGTCACCTCCCGAGTTCGCGTCGTCGCTCACAGCGGCACCCCCCGGCGGAGCGCGACGTACAGCGCGCTCGCGGTCTGGTCGGCGGTGGTGCCGGGGTTGATCCCCTCGGCGACGAACGTCTCGGCCAACTCCTCGGCGGCGTCGAGGTCGTGTCCGACTTCGGCCGCCCGCGCCGACGCCTCCCGCGCGACCTCCTCGCCGTGCTGTGTGGCGACCAGCGTGTCCGGTTCGTCGGCGAGCAGATCGAGAAACGCCCGCGCCGCCCGGTCGAGAATCGGCCCCTCGTCGGCGAGGATGGACTCGGCGGTCTCGAAGGTGCGCGGGAACCCATCGACCCACTCGCGGGCGTTCGTGTCCCGGTCGGCACTCGACTCCATCACGTCCGCGAGCGTCAGCCCGCGCGATTCGAGCGTCGGCACCGCGTCGGCACCCCGGCGTACGTCGAGATCCGGCGCGTTCTCGGGTGGGTCGTCCACCGCCACGTCGACGTGCTCGAAGGCCCGGTAGAAGCCCGCGGCGTCGGCGACGGTGGTGGACTCGACGACCGACTCGACGCCGGCCGGCGACAGGTCGGTCTCGCAGTCGGCTTTGACGAGGGGGACGAGCAACAGCAGACAGCCGAACTGGGTGTTGCCACCCTCCTGCTGGCTCATCCCGGCGACGGCGGTCTCGAAGGCCTCGCCGACCGGCGCGCCCGACTCGGCCAGTCGCAGACCCTCGCCTGCACCGACACTACCGGCGAGGAAGTGCTCGAATCGCAGGTCGGCGAGGTCGCGGTGCCGGTCCACGTTACCCGGTTTCGGCGTCCCGGCGACCTCCAGCAGGAGCGCGAGTTGCGCGTGCTCGGTGGGCGTCACGGCGACACCTCGGCGTCCTCGGCGACTGCACCGGCAGACTCCTCCTGTGCACCACGCCACGCGACGAGTGCCTCGCGGACACGCCGGAGGACTCTGCGGTCGGTACTGGGCCGACCGACGCTCACCGCGTCCGCGCCGTACCGCAGGTACTCGTGGACGCTCTCGCGGTCCCGGACCTCGTTGTTGGCGATCACGGTCGGTCGGGTCGCCGAACCGTCGGCGGCCGACGCGCCGCCGCCCGAGGCTTCGGTCGTCTCGGCGAGCGACTCGGCTGTCGTCGCCACCTCGCTGATCACCGACTCGGAGTCCATCGCGTCAACGTGGATGGCGTCGACACCACTCTCGGCGACGGCACGGGTCGTCTCCCGCAGGTCGACACCCGGTACCTCGGACCGGACCTTCACGGAGACGGTCGCACCGGTCGCGGCGGCCGTCTCGACGTACTCGGCGAGGCGGTCGGTGTCGGCCAACAGCGATTCGCCACAGCCGACCGCCCGGAGTTCCGGCTGTCGACAGTGGGCGTTGATCTCGATCACTGCGTCGTGGTCGGCACAGACGGCGGCGGCCTTCCGAATCGGCTCGCCGGTCGCACTCCGGACGTTCAGTCCCGCCTGGATCGGCGCGTCGGCGAGTGCCGACAACTGGCGGTCGGCAAAGGCGAGTGGGTCCTCGGGCAGGAACTCCTCGCGGTCGCGGGCGACCAACTCGCGGGCCGCCGCCCGGCTCTCGTCGTCCAGCGCGAGACCGCCGAGAAAGGCGAGGTCTGCGAGGTCGTCGGCCTGCCTCGCCCACGCCGCGTCCGCCTCCCCGCTGAGGCTGGCGAGTGCGAGCAGTGGGCGGTCGGTGTCCATCTCTCGTCCGAGGAGCGACTCGCCGGTCACGACGCCTCGACCCCCAGTTCCGCGAACGCGTCGGCGACCGCGTGCCTGACGCGCGCCGCGTCCGCCGGTCCCTCGATCCCCGTGTCGGTCCTGACGACGACCGGCTCCCGGTCGTCGTCCGTCGATGCGTCGAGGTCGGTCCCGTCCTCGCTGTCGAGGACGAACGCGTCCGCGAAGGGGTACGCCTCGGCCACCCCGCGCGTGCTGGCTTCGTAGCCGACCCCGCGCATCAGGTCGTCCGCCGGGCCGGAGAACACTCGGTCCTCGACGAACGGCGAGACGGCGACGACCGGTGTCTCGGCGAGCGCCTGCTCCACACCGGGGAGTGCCAGCATCGGCCCGAGGCTCGTCACGGGGTTCGAGGGGCCGATCACCACCGGATCGCGGAGCGCCGCGAGCGTCTCGTCGGTCGGACTGGCGGTCTCACTCCCCCGGAACTCCACGTCTTCGACTCCGGGCACTGCTCGCCGGGCGACCCAGAACTCCTGGAAGTGCATCGCCCCCTCGTCGGTGTGGACGATGGTGGCGACCGGGTCGTCGGACATCGGCAGGAGTCGGTACGGGAGGTCGAACGCGTCGGCGAGCGTCGCCGTGACCTCGGTGAGGCTCTGGCCCTCGTCGAGCAAACTCGTCCGGGTGAGGTGGACCGCCCGGTCACGGTCGCCGATCTCCATGAACTCCGCGATCCCCGAGAATCGCCGCCACCGGGCGATCTCGCGGCCCTCGGTCTGTGCCTCGGGCGGGAGGTAGCGCGGCCCGCCGTCGAGTCCCGCCGCGTCCGCGAGGCGGTGGAGTTCGGCGTTCGTCTCGGTCGTGTCGTCGGCGATGCCCCACCACCGCTCGCGGTCGATCACGCCGCCGCCGTGGAAGAGGACGGTGTCAAGATCGGGACAGACGAGCAGGCCACCGAGTTCCACGTCGTCGCCGGTGTTGCCGACGACGACCGTCTCGGTGGGATCGAAGACACTCGACCGGCCGGGGTCGGTCAGCCCGTCGAGCAGTTTGGGGGTGCCGGTCCCCCCGGCGAGAAACGTCGTCATGTACCGGCGTTGGGCGACCGTGGATTTGTATCTGGCTCTCCTGCGGGGGACGGTGAGACGGCTCTGGTGGGACGCGAGTTGAGGTGTCCGGGTGTAGCTTGAAGCCGGTCGCGGTCGAACTGGGGGGTGTCATGGCCCGACGAGCCAACCCCTTCGAGGATCTGGAGGAACTGTTCGACCGAATGCGCCGCCAGTTCGAGGAGGCGACGGGATCGATGGACGAGGTGAGCGTCGAGTCGCTGCGCTCGGGGATGCGGATCGACGTGGAGGACACCGGCGAGTCGTTCGTCGTCACGGCCGACCTGCCGGGGTTCGAGAAGGAGGACATCGACGTACGCCTCTCGGACCAGCGACTCCGCATCTCGGCGGAGCACGCAGAGGAGACGACCGAGGAGGGTGAGACCGAGGACGACGGTCGGTTCGTCCGGCAGGAGCGGCACCGCAGTTCGATGGAGCGCGTCGTTCGGCTTCCGGAACCGGTGGACGAGGGGTCGGTGTCCGCGAAGTTCCGGAACGGCGTGTTGACCGTGACGCTGGCGAAGACGGAACCGGTGGAGACCGGGCGGGACATCGAAATCGAGTGAGGAAATATTGGGTACGTGGGATGTGTTGAATTCGTTGTGAGTGAGGGTTTTGTCGGATACGTCGTGAGTGAGGGTTCTGTCGAGTGAGTCTTGGATACCGTTGGGTGAAAGCCCCCGAACGCTCGACCGGCCGCGACTCGTTGCGCGCTTCCCTCAGGCGAGTCGGCAAGCCGACTCGCCTTCAGTCCAGTGCTTACGTCGTCGGGGCCGGGTCGAGCGTTCGGCCCCTTTCAGTCCCGCCCGGTGATTTGGCGAAGGCGCGTGCAACTTCCGGTTGACCAGTCGATTTCAGCGCGAGCGCCTACCTGCGACCGTCGGCGCGACACGGAGGTCGCGCCAGCCCACTCGACTGGTACTTGTGATGTGAGTTGAAATCCTGCTGTGCGGTTGCGGTCGGCGTGCGCGAGAAACGCGTGCGAGGTCTTAGTGAGGGGACCGAACGAAGGCTCGTCAGAGCTTGCCTCTGACGGTGGATGAGTAGCGCAGTCCGGCGCGCCCCTTGTGGGCGCGCCACGTGAGCAGAGCGAGACCGGAGGTCTCGCCAGTAGTCGGGCGACTCCCGTGTCGCCCGACGACAACGCAGTCGGCTGGGGAGGCTTGTGGGTATTCCAATTGTGGTGCGGTTGCTGTGCGGTGGCGGTTCCTCGCGCTCGCACGAGTAGCTGTGTTGTCGCTGTTGCGGTCGTGGTTGCTTGTGCTGTCGCGGTCGTGTCAGAGATGTGCCAAATCGAGTAGCAGTGCTGTCGCGGTCTGTGGTTCGCAGTACTCTCCCTATCGAATCCCCAGCGAGACACCCCGAGACAACCGAGTCACGCGCTCCAACACCGACCTGAAAACACCTCCCTAAGTCGAACATCACGAACCCGAGAACACCACCAAAACACCAACCGAGAAGATCCGAGACCGAGTGCCGTACCTTCACCCACCGAGGAACTCTTGGCGAACTTCCTCGTCGTGGAGCAACACGTCGCCGTCGTCCATGTACCGGTTCCCGCCCTGCACCAGCACGTAGCCACGGTCACAGCGCCGGAGCGCCTCCTTCGCGTTCTGCTCGACCATCAACACCGCCGTCCCCGACTCGTTGATCTCGTCGATCCGGTCGAACATGTCGTCCACCAGATCGGGCGCGAGCCCGGCCGAGGGTTCGTCCAGCATCAGCAGTTTCGGATCGAGCATCAGCGCCCGGCCCATCGCCAGCATCTGACGCTGGCCGCCCGACAGGGTGCCGGCCTTCTGCTGTTGGCGCTCCTCCAGGATCGGGAACCGCTCGAACACCTCGTTCAGGCGGTCCTGTGGCACCTCGTCCAAGATGTACGCGCCCATCTCCAGGTTCTCCCGAACCGTGAGCGAACTGAAGACGTTCTCGTTCTGCGGGACGTAGCCCAGTCCGTGGTGGATGATCTCCTCGGGGTTCTCCCCGGAGATCTCCTCGCCGTCGAACGTGATCGACCCGCCCATGTAGGTCGTCAGGCCGAACACCGACTTCATCACCGTCGACTTGCCGGCCCCGTTCGGGCCGACGATGGTGACGTACTCCCCGCTGTCGACGTCCAGATCGACGCCGTCGAGGATCTGGAGTTCGCCGTAGCCGGCGTCCAACCCCTGCACGCGCAGGAGGTCGCCCGTCACCGCACTCGCGTCGGTGCTCGCTCCCGCCGTGGGAGTGGTCTCCGCGTCGGTCGTCTCCGTACTCTCTGCGTGGTCGTCGGTACTCATACGTTCTCACCGAGGTAGGCCTCGATCACCTGGTCGTTGCTCCGGATGTCGCTCGCGTCGCCCTCCGCCAGCACCTGTCCCTGGTGCATGACGATGATGTGTTCGCAGTTGTTCATGATCACGTCCATGTCGTGTTCCACCAGCAGGAACGTGTACCCCTCGTCGCGGAGTTCGTGGACCCGTTCCAGCAGTTTCTTCTCCAGCGACGGGTTCACGCCCGCCAGCGGTTCGTCCAGCAGGACCATCTCCGGGTCCGTCATCAGCACGCGGGCCATCTCCAGCAGTTTCCGCTGCCCGCCGGAGAGGTTGCCCGCTTCCTCCTCCGCGAGGTGGTCGATCTCGAACAGTTCGAGGGTCTCCCAGACACGTTCGCGGAGTTCTTCCTCCTGCTCGCGGACCCCACTGCGCAGTCCCGGCGTCACCGACCGGTACAGCGACTCGCCGAGTTGCCCGCGCGGCGCGAGCATCATGTTCTCCAGCACGGTCATCTCCTCCAGTTCGCGGGCGATCTGGAACGTCCGCACCAGCCCCTCGTTGGCGATCTGGTCCGGCCGCAGTCCCGTGATGTCCTCGCCCTCGAAGTAGACGTTGCCGGCCGTCGGGTCGTGGACGCCCGTGATACAGTTGAACGTCGTGGACTTCCCGGCCCCGTTCGGCCCGATCAGCCCGGTCAGCGACCCGCGCTCGACCGCGAACGTCGCGCCGTCGACTGCGGTGATACCGCCGAACTCCTTCCGCAGGTTCTCGACGCGTAGCGGCGTGTCCGGTGCCCCGGTCGTCTCGGAGGCCGCCTCCGCGTCGGCCGACTCCACCGGCGGTTCGTCGCGGGCGTCGGTCTCCGGATCGGTCACGGCGTCACTCATCGGTCTCACCTCCGTCTGTCGCCGGCCGAGCATCCGCCGGTCGGCTCGTGCGCTCCGAGAGATCGACAGCCGAGGCGACCTCGGACCGGTGGCCGAGCAGGCCCTCCGGCCGGTTCTGCATCAGGTAGATCAACAGGAGGCCGACGACGACGAACCGGAGCGAGGCCATGTTCTCCACCGCGTAGGCGACCAGCGGGAGCAGGTCCGCGCTGGCGATCGGCGCGAGTGCGCCGACGATGGTGTCGGGCGTCACGCCGCGTTCGATGAACTGCCCCGCGTTCTGGTTGATCAACTGCGGCAGGAGGAACAGGAGCGCGGAGAACACCGCGCCGCCGAGCACCGCGCCGGTGTTCGACCCGGCACCGCCGATGATCAGTGCGATGAAGATGTAGAAGGTGATGTTCGGCCGGAAGGAGAGGGGGTTCACGAACCCGGAGGCACCGAGCCACAGGATCCCGCCCAGCCCCATCAGCGCACAGCCGACCATGAACGCCTTGATCTTGAACAGGCGCGTGTCCTTCCCGAGCGAGGAGGCGACGAGTTCGTCCTCGCGGATCGCCTTCAACACCCGGCCGAACGGCGAGTTGCCGATCCGAGTGAGGAGCCAGTAGAAGAGGAGCGCGACGAGGATGATCGCCACCGTGTAGACGCTGTCGACCACCACGCTCGACGTGATGCCGAACCCCTCGAAGAACGTGAATATCGACTCCCCGAGCGGTGTCGTCGCCGACGCCGGACTGCTCGGGTCCTGGTAGAAGACGGCCCGGATCGGCTCGGACGGGCGCGGGTACGAGATGCCGCGCCCGCCGCCGGTGCCGAGGGTCGTCCCCAGAATCGTGAACTCCTGTAAGGTGTTGGAGTTCACCGCGAGGCGGATGATCTCGGAGAACGCCACCGTCACGATGGCGAGGTAGTCGGCTTCGAGTCGCAGTGCCGGCAGCGCCGCGATGCCGCCGACGATGGCCGCACCGAGCATCCCGCCGATGATGCCGACCCACAGCGGGAGACCGAGTCCCGGCGGCGTCCCGCCGGGCGGTGCGGTCAGGATGCCCATCGTGTAGACGCCGACCGCCATGAAGCCCGCGACGCCGATGTTGAACAGCCCGGTGTACCCCCAGTGGAGGTTCAGCGCGAGCACCAGCATCGCGTAGGCGGCGACGAAGAACGTCACGTTCCGCAGGGTGTTGACCGTCCCGACGGTGTTCAGGCCGATGGCGATCGTCACGGCGAGGAAGCAGGCGTAGATGAACGCCATCGCGGCGACGACCATCAGGAAGTCGTTCCCGCCGAACAGCGACTCGATCCGCGCGCCGATTCCCTCCTGTTCGGCGCTCATGCTGTCTTCACCCCCCCGAACAGCCCTTCGGGTTTGATCAGGAGCACGACGATCAGGATGAGGAACGCCGCCGCCCGCGTCAGCCCCGACGGGAGCCAGATGATCGACATCGCGTCGACGACGCCGATGATCAGGCCGCCGGCCATCGCGCCGTAGATGGAGCCGATGCCGCCGAGGATGACCGCCGCGAAGATCAGGAGGAGCAGCACCCACCCGAAGCTGAACGACATCGTCCCGCGTTCCAAGACGAGCAGGTAGCCCGCGATGCCGGTCAGGCCGCCGCCGATGATCCACGTCATCCGGATGACGCGCTCGGTCGGGATGCCGGTGACGCGGGCGAGGCTCTTGTTGTCGGCCATCGCGCGCATCGCCTTCCCCAGTTTCGTCCGCTGGAGCAGGAGGTGGACGCCGAGCATCAACCCAGCCGACCCGAACACCAGCGTCAGTTCGTGGCTCGTGAAGGTGACGCCCGCGAGGTCGATCTTCGCCGGACTGGCCGTGACACCCTTCGTGCCGGTCTTCCAGACGAACGCGATCAGGTACCGGAGCGCCAGCGCGACACCGATGCTGGCGATCAACAACGAGATGCCGTCCGAGTCACGCATCGGCCGGTAGACCACCCGGTCCAAGACGAGCGACAGCGCGATGGTGCCGACGCCCGCCGCGACCAACCCCAGGAGGACGGCGACCGGCGACTGGCTGATGTTGAGGCCGATGTTGTTCGCTTCGATCAGGACGAGGTCGCCGAAGGAGACGGTCCCGATGCCGGCGACGATGTACGCGACCGCCCAGCCGGTGAACGCGCCGCTCGTCACGTAGTCGCCGTGGCCGAAGTTGGCGAAATTCAGGATGCTGTACGTCATGGACAACCCGATGCCGGCGAGCCCGACCGCCAGCCCGACGACGATCCCGTCGGTCAACAGGGTCAGCAGTCTGGAGACCGCCATCGACCCGGTGGCGAGCTGTCTGGCGAGGTCCAAGAGGACGAGAACGCCGACAGCGCCGACGACGACCGCCATCGGTCGCTCGACGACCATCTCCCGCCCCCGCGTGTATGTATCACTCACTCCCATGTCTGCTGTTCACAACGTACTTACGACCCTACCACGGTAAATAAACCTTCGTTCCGGCCCGACTGTGAGCACTGCCGTCTCGTGGCGTCCGAGCCGACCCGCGTCGTGCGGTTTTCGGAGAACGACGGAGCTCGGAACGCTGGCATCGTGGTCCCGATGGCCGAAAGAAATATCACGGCGATTCGATCCCGCACCCGACGGCGGGTTTTATCCCGTCTGCGGACCGACCGGCGGACAGCGAATGGAGATCGAACCGCCGACGATGGAGGAGACCGAGACGGTCGCCGACCTCTGGGTGTCGCTCGCGCGAGGCCAGCGAAGCCACGGCTCACACCTCCGGAGTGAGGCGAACCGGGGGGCGATCACCGACGCCATCTCGCGACACCTCATCACCGGCGGCTTACTCGTCGCCCGCGACCCCGACGTCGTCGGGTTCGTGATGTTCGGTCCCGAAGCCGGGAGCTACGAACAGGACGTGACACGGGGTATCGTCCACAACCTCTACGTCGTCGCCGGACGGCGAGACGAGGGCGTCGGCACCGCCCTGTTGGAGGCGGCCGAGACGCGACTCGCCGAGGACGGCGCGGACACGGTCGCACTGGAGGTCATGGCGGGCAACGACTCGGCCCGGCGATTCTACGAGCGGGCGGGCTATCGCCCTCACCGCGTCGAGTTGGAGAAGCGGACCGAAAGCGACAACGTAACAACGGAGGGGTGAGTAGCCGAAACCGCGCCAGGGGAGCATGGGCGGTTCATGCACTCGACTTGTAATCGAGACTTCACGGGTTCAAATCCCGTCCCTGGCTTCCGACCACCCTGAGAATTCAGCCAGTGTGCTTTTCCCTGTCCTATGGTTTTGTTCGGATATGGTTGGGGAGCCAACGAACGGGGAGAAAGCGCGTATCAAACGGTTCATCGAGACGCCACGGTCCCGCCGGCATCCGGATATGCTCGTCCCGGACGACGCCGACAGCGGTGACGGGAGCGACGCCGACCAGGACCGGAGCAGCCACTCTGCGGCCTGATCTACGACACCGAACCGACGACAGACCGACGTGACGCTCGCCGGATATGTTTCGCAGATCACTTCTCGCGGCACTCGCTGCGCTCACCGCCGGATGCAGCGACGCGGTCGTTCCGACCGAGACCCCGACCACCACCGACGCGGAGACCACGACTCGCACCGAGACGTCCACGTCTCCGACGACCACCGCGTCTCCGACAGAGGAACCGACCGAAGAACCGACGACGCCGCGGCCGACCGTCGCAGAGCGCATCGAGACCGCCCAGTCGCTGATCGACGCGGCGGTCGCGGACTACCGCTCGTACGGCGACGGGGGGTTCGCCGGGGCAGTGACGGCCGGGACGACGATGTTCGATCCGGCACCGATCACCCGGTCGCTCGCGGCCGCGAGCCGAGAACTGGACGCCGTCGACGCGGCCGACCCGCCGCCGACACCCGACGAGCGGACCACGATCCAGCGCCTCCGGACGTGGCTCGCGTTCTTCCGGGCGGTCGTCGAGACGGTCCCGGCCTACGTCGCCTGTCTGCGGTCGGCACGCCGTGTCGCCGCACGGACCTTCGAGGGACCCGACAGCAGCGCACGCCGGGAGTTGGACGCGTTGACCGACGCCGTCGACCGCGCCGAGGCGGGCTACGACGCGGTCGTGCGGACCGGAAGTCGGCTCTCGCGGAGCGTGACCGAACTGGTCGCGGACGTGTCTCTTGAACAGGCCCGCCGGAAAGTCGACCGACTCGCCGACGAACTGGAGGCGGCCGACGCACTCCGGGCGGGGTACACGACGACGCTCTCGGAGCGTGACGACTTCGCGGACGCGCTCGCGACGCTGGACGACGAGCAGTTCGGGACGGCAGCGTTCCGGTTCCGGGTCGTCGCCGACCGGTTCCGCCGGGCCGAACGCCGACTCACTGCCCGGCCCGCGCCGGGCGCGTTCGCGTCGCTCGTGACCGACCTCGCGTGTTACACCGGAGCCTTCGCCGACGCGGCGGCCAGTTACGCGGACGCGGCGACCGCCTACGGCGACGCCCGGACTGCGGACGCCGACCTGTTCGTCTCGGACGCGCGGGCCGCCCTGTCGCGAGCGGGGGCCTGTGTCGCCTGAGTCGGCGGCGACACGACCGGCGCGCCGCGTGGCGCGTGACCCACCCGGTACGCACTCGGGTCGTGCTCCGGGAGGTGGTCGGTCCCGGCGATACGACGGCGTGACCGTTAGGTCACTGGCGGGAGTAGTCGACGTATGACCGGATCGGACCGATTCTTCCTCGCGGTGATCGCCCTGCTGTTC of the Salinirubrum litoreum genome contains:
- a CDS encoding ABC transporter ATP-binding protein, with protein sequence MSDAVTDPETDARDEPPVESADAEAASETTGAPDTPLRVENLRKEFGGITAVDGATFAVERGSLTGLIGPNGAGKSTTFNCITGVHDPTAGNVYFEGEDITGLRPDQIANEGLVRTFQIARELEEMTVLENMMLAPRGQLGESLYRSVTPGLRSGVREQEEELRERVWETLELFEIDHLAEEEAGNLSGGQRKLLEMARVLMTDPEMVLLDEPLAGVNPSLEKKLLERVHELRDEGYTFLLVEHDMDVIMNNCEHIIVMHQGQVLAEGDASDIRSNDQVIEAYLGENV
- a CDS encoding branched-chain amino acid ABC transporter permease, giving the protein MSAEQEGIGARIESLFGGNDFLMVVAAMAFIYACFLAVTIAIGLNTVGTVNTLRNVTFFVAAYAMLVLALNLHWGYTGLFNIGVAGFMAVGVYTMGILTAPPGGTPPGLGLPLWVGIIGGMLGAAIVGGIAALPALRLEADYLAIVTVAFSEIIRLAVNSNTLQEFTILGTTLGTGGGRGISYPRPSEPIRAVFYQDPSSPASATTPLGESIFTFFEGFGITSSVVVDSVYTVAIILVALLFYWLLTRIGNSPFGRVLKAIREDELVASSLGKDTRLFKIKAFMVGCALMGLGGILWLGASGFVNPLSFRPNITFYIFIALIIGGAGSNTGAVLGGAVFSALLFLLPQLINQNAGQFIERGVTPDTIVGALAPIASADLLPLVAYAVENMASLRFVVVGLLLIYLMQNRPEGLLGHRSEVASAVDLSERTSRPADARPATDGGETDE
- a CDS encoding branched-chain amino acid ABC transporter permease codes for the protein MGVSDTYTRGREMVVERPMAVVVGAVGVLVLLDLARQLATGSMAVSRLLTLLTDGIVVGLAVGLAGIGLSMTYSILNFANFGHGDYVTSGAFTGWAVAYIVAGIGTVSFGDLVLIEANNIGLNISQSPVAVLLGLVAAGVGTIALSLVLDRVVYRPMRDSDGISLLIASIGVALALRYLIAFVWKTGTKGVTASPAKIDLAGVTFTSHELTLVFGSAGLMLGVHLLLQRTKLGKAMRAMADNKSLARVTGIPTERVIRMTWIIGGGLTGIAGYLLVLERGTMSFSFGWVLLLLIFAAVILGGIGSIYGAMAGGLIIGVVDAMSIIWLPSGLTRAAAFLILIVVLLIKPEGLFGGVKTA
- a CDS encoding GNAT family N-acetyltransferase — translated: MEIEPPTMEETETVADLWVSLARGQRSHGSHLRSEANRGAITDAISRHLITGGLLVARDPDVVGFVMFGPEAGSYEQDVTRGIVHNLYVVAGRRDEGVGTALLEAAETRLAEDGADTVALEVMAGNDSARRFYERAGYRPHRVELEKRTESDNVTTEG